The region CTCGTCGGCGAAGGCCGCGCGGAAGGCGGCGGCACGCGCCCGGAAGTCCTGCTCGTCGAGGACGAACAGCGGGGTGCCGTACTGCGCGGCCAGGTCGCGGACGTCGATCCCCGCGAGCGTGACCGACCGCCCCGTCAGCGCGGCGCCTGCCGCGCGGGTGGCCCCGGAGGGCCACACGTTCGGCGCGAGGGCGTGCAGGGACTCGGAGTCGGCCGGGGCCGGCGGGGCACCGGCGGGCGCCAGGATCTCGCCGTGGCGCGGGCCGGCGGGGTGGGCGCGCATGCGGCAAGGCTAGCGACGACGTGGTGCGCGACGAGGCGGCGTTCCGCCCCGCGCGCCCGCTACATGCGCTCGGGGGCGGAGACGCCGAGCAGGGCCAGGCCGTTCGCCAGCGTCTGCCGGGCGGCGGCGCACAGCCACAGCCGCGCGACGTTGATCGGCTCCGGCTCCGCGTCGGCCGCCGGGAGGACCCGGCAGACGTCGTAGAACTTGTGGTAGCCGTTGGCGAGCTCCTCGAGGTAGCGCGCCACCCGGTGCGGCTCGCGCAGCTCGGCCGCGGCGGTGACCACCCGCGGCAGCTCGCCGATCAGGCCGAGCAGCGCCGTCTCGCGCTCGGTCGTGAGCAGCGACAGGTCGGCCTCCGTGGCCCGCCAGTCGATGCCGAGCTCGGCGGCGTTGCGCAGCACCGAGGCGATGCGGGCGTGCGCGTACTGCACGTAGTAGACGGGGTTGTCGTTCGTCCGCGACACCAGCAGGTCGAGGTCGAGGACCAGGGGGCTGTCGACCGGGTAGCGGATCAGGGAGTACCGCGCGGCGTCGACGCCGACCTCCTCGACCAGGTCGTCGAGCGTGATGATGTTGCCGGCCCGCTTCGAGAGCCGGACCTCCTCGCCGCCGCGCATCATCTTCACGAGCTGCCCGATGAGCACCTCGATGTTCACGTCCGGGTCGTCACCCGCGCACGCCGCGACGGCGCGCAGCCGGTTGACGTAGCCGTGGTGGTCCGCGCCGAGGAGGTAGATGCACACGTCGAACCCGCGGCTGCGCTTGTCCACGTAGTACGCGGTGTCGCTGGCGAAGTAGGTGAGCTCGCCGTTGCTGCGCACCAGGACGCGGTCCTTGTCGTCGTCGAAGTCGGTGGTGCGCAGCCACACCGCGCCCTCGTCCTCGAAGACGTGGCCGTGCTCGCGGAGCACCGCGAGGCCCCGCTCCACGGCGCCGCTCGAGTGCAGGGTGCGCTCGGAGTACCAGACGTCGAAGTGCGTGTTGAACGCGTCGAGGGTGTCGCGCTGCTGCTGGAGCTGGAGCTCGTAGCCCGCCTCGCGGAAGGCCTCCCAGCGCCGGTCCTCCGGGAGGTCGAGGATGCCGGGGTCCTTCGCGACGACCTGCCGCGCGAGTTCGACGACGTACTCGCCCTGGTAGCCGTCCTCCGGCACCTCGAGGCCGAGCGCCCGGGCCTCGAGCGACTGCCCGAACCGGTCCATCTGGGCGCCCCGGTCGTTGATGTAGAACTCGCGCGTGACGACCGCCCCGGACGCCTCGAGCACCCGGGCGATGGCGTCGCCGACGGCCGCCCACCGGGTGTGCCCGAGGTGCAGCGGCCCGGTGGGGTTGGCGGAGATGAACTCGACGTCGACCCGCAGCCCGTCGTAGCGGTCGACCGTGCCGTAGGCCTCACCGGCCACGACCACCGACCGGGCCAGCTCGCCGAGGGTGGCGGCGTCGAGCGTGATGTTGAGGAACCCGGGACCGGCGACGTCGACCGTGGCGATCCCCCCGACGTCGCGCAGCCGCGTGGCGACGACGTCGGCCACCGCGCGCGGGCTGGTGCCGGCCGCCTTGGCCACCTGGAGCGCGATGTTGGTCGCGTAGTCGCCGTGCTCGGGGTTGCGCGGGCGCTCGACCGTGACCTCGTCCGGGACCTGCGCGGGCTCGAGGGCGAGGGCGCCGTCGGCGATCGCGGTCACGACGGCGTGACGGATCGCGGCGGCGAGCTGGTCGGGCGTCATGCGCAGGAGCCTATCGGCGCAGGTGGGGCCCGATCGCACGCGTTCCGCCGCGGGCGCCGGAGGACCCGCTCCGCGATTTCGGGCCGCGGCGGCGCCGCTGGTAAGGTCGGCCCACTCCTGGCCCCCGTAGCTCAGGGGATAGAGCAGTGGCCTCCGGAGCCATGCGCGCAGGTTCGAATCCTGCCGGGGGCACACGTCGCCCCCTCGGGACCACCGTCGCGGACACCCTCGCGCGGCCGGCGTCGACCCGTCTCCCACACCCTCCACACCCTCCACACCCCGCTCACACCGGCCTCGCAGCCCGCCGTCACGGATGCGGACACGGGCCCGGGCACAAGGTCCCGACGGCGCGAGACGCCCGTTCGCCGGGGCTATGCTCCTGTCGCTTTCCGGCGCAGCGTCGACGAGATCCGGCGGCGGGCCCGATCCGCACGAGGGGGACGACGCACCGTGGTGAACCCTGACCCGACGCCGCCGAGGGACAACTCCCAGGTGCTCGGCGACACCGAGCTGCAGACCGTGGCGCTCGAGGACAACGCCAACGCCGTCAACTACCACGCCTGGCTGTGCGACCTGGCCCTCCCCTACCTCGGCGACGACCCGCTCGAGCTCGGCAGCGGCCTCGGCGGCTACGTGCAGACCTGGCTCGACGCCGGCGTCCCCCGGGTCACGGCCACCGAGGCGGACCCCGCCCGGCTCCAGCACCTGCGCGACCGGTTCGACGGCGACTCCCGCGTCACCGTGCGCGAGATCGACCTCGAGGACCCGCCCGAGGGCAGCTGGTCGTCGTTCGTGTCGTTCAACGTGATGGAGCACATCCCGGACGACGTCGCCGCGCTGCGCGCGGCCGCCCGCATGGTGCGGCCAGGCGGCGCGGTGCTGTCCTACGTGCCGGCGTTCCCCTTCGCGATGAGCCGCTTCGACCGCGAGATCGGGCACGTGCGCCGCTACACGGTGGCGAGCGCGCGCGCCGCCTACCTGAAGGCGGGCCTCGACGTCGAGGTCGCGCGGTACGTCAACGCCCCCGGCCTGCTCGCCTGGTTCGTCGGGATGCGGCTGCTGCGCATGACCCCCAAGGACGGCCCGGTCCTCTCGGTCTGGGACGGCCAGGTCATCCCGCGAGTGCGCAGGCTGGAGACGCGCCGTCCCGCGCCGTTCGGGCAGTCCGTGCTCGTCGTCGGCCGGGTGCCCGGGACCTCGGCATGACCGCCGGCTCCCCCTGGTCCGGGGTCGCGGTCGTCGTGCCGTGCCGCAACGAGGCGGGCACGATCGGCCAGGTCGTCGCCGACTTCCTCGCCGCGCTGCCCGGCTGCACCGTCGTCGTGGCCGACAACGGCTCGACGGACGGCACCACCGAGGCGGCGCTCGCCGCCGGGGCGCGGGTGCTGCAGGAGCACCGTCCCGGCAAGGGGATGGCCGTGCGCCGGCTGCTCGCCGACGTGGACGCCGACTGCTACCTGCTCGTCGACGGCGACGCCACCTACGACGCGACCGCCGCGCCCGCGCTCGTGGAGCGGGTGCTCGTGCACGGCATGGACATGGTCAACGGCACGCGGCTCACCCCCGAGCACCAGCTCGAGGCGTACCGGCGCGGGCACCGCCTGGGCAACGACGTGCTCAGCTGGATCTTCCGGCGGCTCTTCGAGCTCCCGCTCACCGACACCCTCACCGGCTACCGCGCGTTCAGCCGCAGGTTCGTCAAGAGCTTCCCGGCCAGCTCGGAGGGCTTCGAGATCGAGGCCGAGCTCAACGCGCACGCCGCGCTGCTCGACGTGCGCGTCGACGAGGTGGAGACCACGTACGTCTCCCGCCCCGAGGGCTCCGTGAGCAAGCTCAACACGTACCGCGACGGCGTGCGCATCCTGCGGCGCAACCTGCGCCTGTTCCGCGACGCGCGCCCGCTGCTCAGCTTCAGCCTCCTGGCCTCGCCCTGGCTCCTCGCCACCGCGCTGCTGCTGGTGCTGCCGGTGTCGGACTACGTGGCCACCGGCCTGGTCGCCCACTTCCCCAGCCTCATCGCCGGGGTGGGCACCTTCCTCGTGGCCCTCAACCTGTGGGCCGCCGGGGTCGTGCTCGAGCGCACCTCGCGCAACCGCGTCGAGGTGGTGCGGCTGCGCTACCTGGCGCTGCCCGCCCCCGCCGGGCTGGTCGCGCGCGCCGACGTGCCCCCGCGAGCGGGCGGCGTCGAGGTGGCCGGCGCGGTCGGCGACCCCCGGCCATGAGCGCCGTGACCTCGGCCGCGCCCGCGCGGCGTCGCGCCCCCCGCCGGACCCCGGCCTGGCAGCCGCCGGCCGTGGCGCTCGGGCTGTGGGCGGCGCTCGCCGTCGTCGGGCTCGCATTGCGCCCCGCGCTGGCCGCCGGCGCGCTGCACCCCTCGCACCAGGCCCTGCCGCTCGCCGTCGGCGCGACGCTCGTGCTCGTCGGCGCCGGATGGCTGGCCGCACGTGGCCTGGGCGACCTCGGCAGCGGCGTCGTGCTGGGCCTCGGCGGCGGCTGGGTGTCGTTCACCGTGCTCACCGTGCTCGCCGGCACGCCGATCGGCATCGGCGGCCTGGTCAGCGACTGCGGCCGCACCGCCGCGGCGGCCGAGAGGTTCACCACCACGTGGACCAGCGCCGACCAGTTCCTGCAAGGGCTGCCGAGCCAGTACCCGCCGCTGTACTTCTGGCTGTGGGGCCGGGCCGCCGCGCTGACCGGCCAGCAGTCGTGGCAGGTGATGGCGCAGTACCAGGGCGTCGTGGTCGGGCTCGTGGTGGTGCTCACCGGCCTCGCGTGGCGGCTCACCTCGCGCAGCTGGCGCCGGGCGCTGGCCGCCGCGGCCATCGGCGCCGGCGTGTTCCTCACCGGCGACTCGGGCTCGATCTGCAAGACCCACGAGTCGGCGGCGTACCTCATCGGCGCGCCCCTGCTCTTCTGGGCCTCCTGCTCGGTGTCCGACGTCGTGCGCACCGGTCGCCTCGGCCTGCGACGGGCGGCCGTGTGGGGCGCCCTCGTGGGCGTGCTGCTCACCGTGTACCAGCTGCCCGTGCTGTTCGGCGTCCCGCCCCTGCTGGTGCTGTGGGCCGTGTGGGCCTACGCGCACCGCCACCTGCTTCCGGCCCTCGCCCACGTGGGCACCGCCGTCGCGGCCGCCTTCGTCACCAGCGCCTGGTACGTCGTCCCCTTCGCCGTGCACCTGGTCACCGATCGTCCCGGCCCCCGGCACCCGGACGGGCTCATGGTGGTGAGCACCCTGGAGCAGACGCCGGGGCCGCCGGCCGCGGTGTTCTCCGTCGCGGGGGTGGCCGCGACGCTCGGGCTCGTCCTCGTGCTGGCCCGCCTCGGCGACCGCAGGGCGCAGACGGCCGTGGCGCTGCTGCTGGGCACGGTCGTGCTCTCCGCCGCCGCCTACTGGAACGTCGTGCGCGGCGGCGAGACCTTCTACAGCTACCGCAGCGTGTTCTGGGTGCTCACGGTCCTGACCCCGCTCGTGGCCCTCCTCGCCCCGCCGCTGCGGGTCTGGCGCGACCTGCTCGCCCGCCAGACCTGGGCCGTCGGGACGACGTCGGCCACGGGACGGCGCTTCCGCGCGGCCGCGGCCCTGGCGGCGCTGCTGCTCGCCATGCCCGGGGCTTTCCTCTTCTGGGCCAAGGTGCACCCGCCGATCGTGCCGCTGCAGACCGCCGGCCTGGCCGCCGGCGACCCGGCGTGGAACTCGCCCGCCGCACTGGCCTACCGCACCCCGCTGGAGAGCTGCCAGCGTCCCGAGGCCACGCCCGCCGACTGGCCGATGCTCGAGTGCTACCCCGCCTCGACCGTGCAGCGCCTGGTCGACGACACCCTCGGCGCCGGCGCGCGGCCCATCGTGCTCGGCGTGGACCGCTCGTCGGTGTTCGCGCCGTACTTCCAGATCGTGCCGCAGAACGGCGGCGCCACGTTCCCCCTCGACCGCTACGACGAGCGCCTCGCCGTGGTGCGCGGCCTGGCGAGCATCCGCGACCCCGCGGCCTTCCGCGCCGCCACGGCCGGCACGCCGTTCGGCGCGGTGCAGGTGTTCATCCTGCGCACCGCCGAACGCGGCCAGCTGCGCTGGACCGCGCAGGCGTACCTGTCGAAGGAGGTCGTCACCTTCAGCCGGGTGCAGTTCCCGGACAGCCTCTGGGCGACGGCCACGGTGGGCAAGAACTTCGTGGCGGTGGCGCGCCCGGCACCTGGCGGCGGCTGAGCCGCTCCCTCCCCACCGAGGGCTCACTAGTCTCGTCGGGTCATGCAGCGCATCCGCACCTTCCACCCGCGGCGCGGCCGGATGAGCGTCGCGCAGACCGACGCGGTGCGCCGGCTGCTGCCCGTCCACGGCGTGCCCGACGGGCCGATCGATCCGGGCCGGCTCTTCGGCGGCCGGCCCGTGGCGCTCGAGATCGGCTTCGGGCTCGGTCACGCCACGGTGGAGATGGCCCGCGACGATGCCTCCGTGGGGATCCTCGCCGTCGACGTGCACACGCCCGGAGTCGCGCGGCTGCTGCTCGAGGTGGAGCGGCTCGGCCTGGACAACGTGCGGGTGATGGAGGACGACGCGGTCGACGTGCTGGCCGACCGGCTCGCGCCCGGGTGCCTGCACGAGATCCGGGTCTTCTTCCCCGACCCGTGGCCGAAGGCCCGCCACCACAAGCGCCGGCTGGTGCGCCCGGACCTCGTGGCGCTCATGGCCTCACGGCTCGAGCCCGGTGGGCTGCTGCGGCTGGCCACCGACTGGTCGCACTACGCCGAGGACATGCGCGGCGTGCTCGACGCCGAGCCGCTGCTGCGCGACGCTTTCCCGGGCGGTGGCGCCCGCCTCGACCGCCCGGAGACGAAGTTCGAGCGCACGGGCCGCAGCAAGGGCCACGAGGTGACCGACCTGGCGTACGTGCGCGTGGGGGTCTGAGCGGTCAGCCGCCCCAGGGCCGCCAGCCGTTGTGCCGCCAGACGTTGAGGGCCACAGCGTCCTGCTGCCAGCACTTGGCGCGGTTGGCGAACTTCGCGTACTTCCAGCCGCCGTAGGCGTGCCAGAGGTACTTGCTCATCTGCCACTTGCCCCGGTAGGCGCCGGACGGCGACACGGCCGTGCAGGTGAGCTTGGACTCGCGGTACGCGATGCCATAGCCGTGCACGGAGGTCTGGAACACCTTGAGCGTCATGCTCTTGCGCGCGGTCGGCGACGTCCGCATCCGGTAGGTGAGGGTGGGGTCCTTGACCGCGACCCAGGTCGCGGAGCCGACGACGCCGTTGGCCGGCTTGATCCCCTTCCACACCTGCACGCGCTTGACGGCGGCGTACGTCGCGGAGTCGTAGACGCCGGTCGCGCGGACGGCCAGGGTCCGCTGCAGCGAGGAGACGGCCGCGCCCTTGGCCCCCATGGAGAGGGTCGGGAGGGCTCCCGCCCTCGGGGCGGTGGAGATCGCGTCGGCCGGGGCGGCGACGACCAGCGTGGCCGTCGTCGCGGCGGCGACGCCGAGCACGAGCGCACGTACCTTCAGGGCACGGGACATGACGGGTTCCTCCGCCGCCTGCGGGGTGAGCTGTCGGGTTGGGCCGGAGGTCGGCCTGCCGCTCGCGCGGCTTCACCCCGAGGCCGGGTGCGCTGCACCCGACCGGTGGTGGGTCCCCCACTCCCGTCCAGGAGGTGTGCGGCCCGCGACCGTGGACGGGACTCGGCGGTCCGGTCGCGGGGCTCTGCTTCCCCACAGAGCGTCCCCGACGTTATCCGGCGAGCGGACGCCTGTCGATCACAGCGCGTCACCTGAAGACCCTCGACGTCGAGTCGAGACCACGGGCCGTCATCACCGCAGGTGGGAGGCGCGCCTGGGAAGGCCGGGCGAACCCTCGAGCCCCGGTCGAGTCTTCGCGCCGCGCCACGGCGCGCGCCCGGCGCGACGGCGTCGTAGCCTCGCCGGGCCCGGCGCGGTCCGGCGGCGGGCCCAGGACGAGCCGACAGGAGCGCTGCGGTGGACGTGACGATCCCGGTCCCGGGCGGCGAGCCGGTCCCCGCCCACCTCGCGCTCGCCGCCGGGGACGGACCCCAGCCCGGTGTGGTGGTGCTGCACGAGGCGTTCGGGCTCACCGCGGACATCCGCGCCATCGCCGCCGAGTTCGCGCGCCGCGGGTTCCACGCGCTCGCACCGGACCTGCTCTCCCACGGCGGACGGGTGCGGTGCCTGACCTCGGTGATGCGCGCGATGCGCAGCGGCAGCGGCCGGCCGTTCGCCGAGATCGCCGCAGCACGCGACTGGCTGGCCGAGCGCGAGGACTGCACCGGCCGCGTGGGGGTGGCCGGCTTCTGCCTCGGCGGCGGGTTCGCGATCCTCATGGCGGGCCGCGGCTTCGACGTGAGCGCGGTGCAGTACGGGATCCTGCCGCGCCGGGTGGACGAGGCGGTGCGCGGCGCCTGCCCGGTGGTGGCGTCCTACGGCGCGCGCGATCTCAGCCTGCGCGGCGCGGCGGACCGGCTCTCCACGGCGCTCGAGCGCGCCGGCGTGCGCCACGACGTGAAGGAGTACCCCGACGCCGGCCACTCGTTCATGAACCACTCCGAGCCGCCCGCGTGGATGCGGCCGATGACCCGGCCCTTGCGGGCCGGCCACGTCGAGGACGCCGCGGACGACGCGTGGGACCGCGTGCAGGCGTTGTTCGACGACGTCCTGCGGCGACCCGACGAGGCCGTGCGCTAGGACCGGGCGGTCCAGCGCACGTGGTCGCCCTCGGCGACCGCGTGCCACGTCCCGGGGGCGCAGGCCGCGAGCGGCACCACCACGAGGTTCTCGAGCGCGCGCCGCACCGGGCGGGCCCCGTAGGCGGGGTCGAACCCCGCGCGGGCGACGAGGTCGAGCACCGAGCGGTCGTAGGTGAGCGTGTAGCCGCGCGCCGCCATGCGGCCCACGACGACGTCGTCGAGCATCCGCCGCGCGATCTCGGTGACCGCCTCGACCGACAGCGGCCGGAACACGCACACGTCGTCGAGCCGGTTGACCAGCTCCGGCGCCATCCGCTCCTTGACCGCCGCGAGCACCGCGGCCGAGTCGGTGGCGGCGTCGACGGTCGAGCCGGCGGTGCGACCCTCGAACACCCGCGCCCCGATGTTGGTCGTGAGCACCACGACGACGTGCCGGAAGTCGGCGGTGCGGCCCAGGCCGTCGGAGAGACGTCCGGCGTCGAACACCTGCAGGAAGGTGTTCCACACCACCGGGTCGGCCTTCTCGATCTCGTCGAGGAGCAGCACGCAGTCCGGGCGGGCCAGGATCTTGGTCGTCAGCCACGACGACGGCTCCGTGGACCCGACGTAGCCGGGCGGCGACCCGACCAGCTTGGCGACCGACTGCGGCTCGGAGTACTCGCTCATGTCCAGCCGCACCAGGGCGTCCTCCGACCCGAGGGCCTCAGCGGCCACTGCCTGCGCCAGCGCGGTCTTGCCGGTGCCGGTGGGCCCGGCGAACAGGAACACGCCGTCCGGCCGCGTGGGGCGCACGTCGAGCTCCGCGCGGGTGATGGAGAGCCGGTGCACGACCCGGTCGAGGACGTCGTCCTGGCCGACGATGCGCCGGGCCAGCCCGGTGCGCACGGCTGCGGCGTCGAACCGCGGCCGGACCACCGGCGGCACGACGTCCGCGACGTGCACCACGAGGTCGCCGCGCACGACGGCGGCCGCCACCCCGCGGTCGAGCCGACGCACCGCCAGCGCGGGGTGCGAGTCGACGTCGCTCGGCAGCCGTGGCCCGGTGGCCGCCTCCACCACCCCGTCGTCGAGCACGACGTGCGCCGGGCCCGCCACCGCGGCGGCGTGGCGGGCCGCGATGGCGTGCACCTCGGCGTCGGTCAGCGGCACGAGGTCCACCTCGGTGCACTCGTCGACCAGCTCGGGCTCCGCGCCGCGCAGCGTCGGCAGGTAGGCGGCCGAGAGCACGAGCACCACGCGCCGGGTCGGGTGCTCGACCACGCCGCGCACGACGGCGAGCAGCGCGGAGTCGGCCCGGCCACCGCCGCTGCCGAGGCCGGCGAGCACCTCGAGGTCGTCGAGCACCACGACCGCGCGCTCCCCGACGTCGACGAACAGCCCCTCCACCCGCTCGCCGGTGCGGGTCACGACGGCGTCGGACGCGCGCACCCGCACGACCGGGCGCCCGGCGAGCGGGCCGCGGTGGCCGGGGTCGGCGAGCCGGGCGGCCAGCAGCGCGGCCAGCGACGAGCGCCCGCTGCCCTCCGGACCGACCACGAGCGGGGTGCCGCCGGACTCGAGGGCCGTGAGGACGGCGTCCTCCACGGCGGGGCGGGCCACCAGCGCCGGGTCCGGCAGCGCCACCTCGGCGTACACCTCGCGCACCGCGGTCAGCAGGCCCGGCGAGCCGGTGGGACCGGGCCCGGTCGCCGGCGCCGGCCCGGGGGCCGGCCGCGGGGGCGCCGGTGCCGCCGGAGCGGCGGGCGCGACGGCGTCCGCGGTGACCGAGCGCAGGATCGCGGCGAGCGCGGCCACCGGGTCTGACGCGGCCGCCGCGGCGGTGAGCGCCTCGGCGGTTCCCGGGCTGAGCACCGGCGACGTGTACGTGCGCTGCTGCTCCGAGAGCCGCATCGCGGCGGTCGTGACGAGCGACGGGCCGAGCACGGCCCGGCTCTGCGCCGGGAAGTCGCGGTCGAGGATGCGGACGAGGTGCCACGGGGTCACGTTCGCGTGGCCGAGCGCCACCGCCTCCGCGGTCGCACGGTCGAGGACCGCCGCGAGCGGGGGCGGCAGCACCGGTGGGGTCGGGGACGACGCGGTCACGCGGGCACCGTACCGACCCGGTCGGGCGCGGCGGCCCGGCGCAGCGCGGACGTCCCGGCCGAACGACGGAGGGCAGGTCCCCCGGGCGGTGCGCGCGACCGTCCGGCCGATCCCCTCAGGTCCGGCCACGGCCGACCCGATACCGGGTGCATGACGCCGAACTCGCCGGAGCCGATCGTGCGGGCCATGCTCGCCGCCGTGCACCGGCGCGACCACCGCCACGCGGCGGCGTGCTGCCACCCGCACAGCGTCGAGGTGGTGCACCTCGGCACCGCGTCGATCGCGGTGTGCCACGACTGCGTGTTCGAGTCCGGGTTCCACAACGTGCGCGACTGCGAGCGCGCCGCCGCCGACCACCGTCACGCCACGGTCTGACCCCGCCGGGCGCGGGTCCGCGCACGCGTGCCTGACGCATCCGGCCCCTCCGCGGCGCTAGCGTCACCACGTGGACGACGCGCCGTCGGTGCCGGAGGGCTGGTACCCCGACCCGGCAGGTGCCGCGCCGCTGCGCTGGTGGGACGGTCGGGGCTGGACCGGCTCCACGTACGACCCCGCCGCGCCACCCGTCGACGACGGCCCGTCGGACCCGGGCCCGGGCGCGTGGGAGGACCCCGAGGTGGCGGCGTGGAGCGGCGCCGAGCCGGGGCACTCGTTCACCTTCGCGCCGGTCGACCCCGAGCCCTACCCGGACCTGTTCGACGGCAGCGCCGGCCCGCCCTCGTCCGGGTCGCGCCGGGGCTCGCGCCGCGGGCTGCTGCTCACCTCCGTCGGCCTCGTGCTGCTGCTGCTCGGTGCTCTCGTGGCCGTGGGGCTGCTGGTCACCGGCCGCGAGCGCACCCTGGACGTCGGGGCGATCGAGGCCGAGATCGGCAGCCGCCTGTCGGCCGATGCCGGCACCTCCGTCACGGTCACCTGCCCGGAGACCGTGCCCATCCAGGCGGGATCGGTCTTCACCTGCGACGCGACCGCGAGCGACGGCTCGCACGTCGACGTCCTGGTGCAGCAGCGCGACGACGCCGGCAACGTGACCTGGCGCATCGGTGGCTGAGCGGCCCTCGCCCTCGGTGGCGGTGGTGCACCCGCACAGGGGCGGCGGCCTCGCGGCGGCCCGCATCGTGCTCGAGGGGGCGGCCCGGCGCGTGGGCCGACCGGCGCCCACCGTCGTGGCCACGACGCCGGCGAGCACCGGCGAGGAGCAGGCCCGCGCGGCCGTGGCGGAGGGCGCCGGCCTGGTCATCGCCTGGGGCGGCGACGGCACCGTCACGGCGGTGGCCTCGGGCCTGGCGGGCAGCGGCGTCCCGCTCGGCATCGTGCCTGCCGGCACCGGCAACCTGCTCTGCCGCAACCTCGGCATCCCGCTGTCGGTCGACCAGGCCGCCGGCGTGGCACTCGCGGGCGACGACCGGGCGGTCGACCTCCTCGAGGTCGGCCTCGGCGGCGAGGTGCGGCTGTGCACCGTGATCGCCGGCATCGGCCTCGACGCGCGGCTGATCGACGCCGACGAGGACCTCAAGCGGGCCCTGGGCCCGACGGCCTACGTCGTGAACGCCGGGCGCGCCCTGCGTCAGCGCGCGATGCGGGTGGGCGTCGCGGTCGACGGCGGGGAGCCGCAGTGGTACTCCGCGCGCACCGTGCTCGTGGCCAACGTCGGCGGCCTCGTGGGCGGGCTCGACGTCGTGCCGGAGGCCGACGCCTCCGACGGCGCGCTGCACGTGGTGGTGCTGCCGCTCGTGCGTCCGGTCGACTGGGCCCGCACGGCCGGCCGGCTCGTGCTGCGCCGGGGCGGGCACGACACCTCGCGCGTGCACCTGCGCGGCAGCTCGGCCTGGGTCGTGACCGTGGGCGACCACCCGCGTCAGGTGGACGGCGACGTCGTGGCCCCCGGCCACGTGCTGCAGGCGCGGGTGCTGCCCGGGCGCCTCGTGGTGCGCGTGCCCCCGCGCTGAGCACGCGGCGCCACCAGCGTCAGGCGGCGCGGCCCTTGAGCGCGGAGTGCGCGAGCCACTGGGTCCACGGCATGTTGAAAGGCGCGCCCGGCCCGTTCCAGAACTCCATGGGACGACCGGTGCCCGTGGTGACGACGGCGTCACCGGTGACGGTGTTGTCGAAGAACCACTTCGCGTCGGCCGTGGTGAGGTTGGTGCAGCCGTGCGAGCCGTTCCACCTGCCGATGCGCGCGGTGGCCCACGGCGCCCCGTGGACGAACTCGCCCGTCGGCGTGATCCGCGTGGCGTACGGGGCGATCACGTCGTACTGGTCGTGCGGGTCGGTGATGCCGGCGGTGACGCTGGTCATGTGGCGGGAGACGTACTTCTCCATCACCGCCTTGATGCCCGAGCGCGTCTCGTAGCCGGGCTTGCCCAGCGAGACGCCGAACACCTTGACCACCTTGCCGTCGACGCGCACGACCATGCGGTCGGTGACGCCGTTGATGGTGGCGACCAGCGAGCGCGGCGTCCGCATCGTGTAGGGGCGGGTGGTGCTGCG is a window of Frankiales bacterium DNA encoding:
- a CDS encoding DUF4333 domain-containing protein, producing the protein MDDAPSVPEGWYPDPAGAAPLRWWDGRGWTGSTYDPAAPPVDDGPSDPGPGAWEDPEVAAWSGAEPGHSFTFAPVDPEPYPDLFDGSAGPPSSGSRRGSRRGLLLTSVGLVLLLLGALVAVGLLVTGRERTLDVGAIEAEIGSRLSADAGTSVTVTCPETVPIQAGSVFTCDATASDGSHVDVLVQQRDDAGNVTWRIGG
- a CDS encoding diacylglycerol kinase family lipid kinase; translation: MAERPSPSVAVVHPHRGGGLAAARIVLEGAARRVGRPAPTVVATTPASTGEEQARAAVAEGAGLVIAWGGDGTVTAVASGLAGSGVPLGIVPAGTGNLLCRNLGIPLSVDQAAGVALAGDDRAVDLLEVGLGGEVRLCTVIAGIGLDARLIDADEDLKRALGPTAYVVNAGRALRQRAMRVGVAVDGGEPQWYSARTVLVANVGGLVGGLDVVPEADASDGALHVVVLPLVRPVDWARTAGRLVLRRGGHDTSRVHLRGSSAWVVTVGDHPRQVDGDVVAPGHVLQARVLPGRLVVRVPPR
- a CDS encoding L,D-transpeptidase family protein, with the protein product MSVAVRGARLRPVRAGAVAVALLALASVVSAVPASAGSASSAPAPSGPAPVPGRHTPPAPPPPPAHGVTVTVTPRSGSVVGVASPIYARFSRAVRFRAAAESHMAVYINGRRSRGAWSWRDSRTAVFRQENLWPGHARIEVRLDLHGVELDRTSSARYVGSRSTTRPYTMRTPRSLVATINGVTDRMVVRVDGKVVKVFGVSLGKPGYETRSGIKAVMEKYVSRHMTSVTAGITDPHDQYDVIAPYATRITPTGEFVHGAPWATARIGRWNGSHGCTNLTTADAKWFFDNTVTGDAVVTTGTGRPMEFWNGPGAPFNMPWTQWLAHSALKGRAA